The following proteins are encoded in a genomic region of Nerophis lumbriciformis linkage group LG23, RoL_Nlum_v2.1, whole genome shotgun sequence:
- the lhfpl4b gene encoding LHFPL tetraspan subfamily member 3 protein has protein sequence MASPGLADLSRLYQTEFVRSARAVGVLWAVCTLCFAVIQVVVLVQPSWVGTADARHQGAGPAPPSGTLGLFEVCLESDLPFPDCRGRLSSLSPLPSFQSVAVLVGVSLWAVWTSVMCLCLFRFCSAATVYKICAWLQLTAGFCLALACVLFPDSWESPEMRVLCGDSVGSFSSGNCSVHWAYILAILGVLDAAILATLAFVLANRQDALLPPLGKEGLLMSA, from the exons ATGGCGTCCCCGGGCCTGGCGGACCTGTCCCGCCTCTACCAGACGGAGTTCGTGCGCAGCGCGCGCGCCGTGGGCGTGCTGTGGGCGGTGTGCACGCTGTGCTTCGCCGTCATCCAGGTGGTCGTCCTCGTGCAGCCGTCCTGGGTCGGAACCGCCGACGCCCGCCACCAGGGGGCGGGGCCGGCTCCCCCCAGCGGGACCCTGGGCTTATTCGAG GTGTGCTTGGAGTCGGACCTCCCATTTCCGGACTGCCGGGGTCGCCTGTCCAGCCTGTCCCCGCTGCCGTCCTTCCAGTCGGTGGCGGTCCTGGTGGGCGTGTCCCTGTGGGCGGTGTGGACCAGCGTGATGTGTCTCTGCCTCTTCCGCTTCTGCAGCGCCGCCACCGTCTACAAGATCTGCGCCTGGCTGCAGCTCACAGCAG GGTTCTGCCTGGCGCTGGCCTGCGTCCTGTTCCCCGACTCCTGGGAGAGTCCCGAGATGAGAGTCCTGTGCGGAGACTCG GTTGGAAGCTTCTCGTCCGGGAACTGTTCGGTCCACTGGGCCTACATCCTGGCCATCCTGGGCGTGTTGGACGCCGCCATCTTGGCCACACTGGCCTTCGTCCTCGCCAACAGACAGGACGCTCTCCTGCCGCCACTCGGCAAGGAAG GACTGCTGATGTCAGCGTAG